A single genomic interval of Spinacia oleracea cultivar Varoflay chromosome 6, BTI_SOV_V1, whole genome shotgun sequence harbors:
- the LOC110785336 gene encoding 5-methyltetrahydropteroyltriglutamate--homocysteine methyltransferase, which yields MAPSMASHIVGYPRMGPKRELKFALESFWDGKSSAEDLKKVSADLRSSIWKQMSDVGIKYIPSNTFAYYDQVLDTTAMLGAVPPRYGWTGGEIEFDVYFSMARGNATVPAMEMTKWFDTNYHYIVPELGPEVTFAYSSHKAVNEYKEAKALGVDTVPVLVGPVSYLLLSKPAKGVDKSFDLLSLLPKVLAVYKEVIGELKAAGASWIQLDEPVLVKDLESHQLQAFTAAYTELESTLSGLNVVVETYFADLTAEAYKTLVSLKGVSGFGFDLVRGANTLDLIKGGFPSGKYLFAGVVDGRNIWANDLAASVATLESLESIVGKDKLVVSTSCSLLHTAVDLVNETKLDDEIKSWLAFAAQKVVEVNALAKALAGEKDEAIFSANAAAQASRKSSPRVNNESVQKAAAGLKGSDHRRATNVSARLDAQQKKLNLPILPTTTIGSFPQTVELRRVRREYKAKKISEEEYVKAIKEEISKVVKLQEELDIDVLVHGEPERNDMVEYFGEQLSGFAFTVNGWVQSYGSRCVKPPIIYGDVSRPNPMTVFWSSTAQSMTSRPMKGMLTGPVTILNWSFVRNDQPRHETCYQIALAIKDEVEDLEKAGINVIQIDEAALREGLPLRKSEHSFYLKWAVHSFRITNVGVQDTTQIHTHMCYSNFNDIIHSIIDMDADVITIENSRSDEKLLSVFREGVKYGAGIGPGVYDIHSPRIPSTEEIADRIRKMLAVLESNVLWVNPDCGLKTRKYGEVNPALANVVAAAKQLRQELASTK from the exons ATGGCTCCCAG CATGGCTTCCCACATTGTCGGATACCCCCGTATGGGACCTAAGAGAGAGCTCAAGTTTGCTCTTGAGTCCTTCTGGGATGGTAAGAGCAGTGCTGAAGATTTGAAAAAGGTGTCTGCTGATCTCAGATCATCCATCTGGAAGCAGATGTCTGATGTTGGTATCAAGTACATTCCCAGCAACACCTTTGCTTACTACGACCAGGTCCTCGACACCACCGCCATGCTTGGGGCTGTTCCCCCAAGATACGGGTGGACCGGTGGTGAGATTGAATTCGATGTTTACTTCTCCATGGCCAGAGGAAATGCCACTGTGCCAGCTATGGAGATGACCAAGTGGTTCGACACCAACTA CCATTACATTGTTCCCGAGTTGGGCCCAGAAGTGACCTTCGCTTACTCTTCCCACAAGGCTGTGAATGAATACAAGGAGGCCAAGGCT CTTGGAGTAGACACCGTCCCAGTTCTTGTTGGACCAGTCTCCTACTTGTTGTTGTCCAAGCCTGCTAAGGGTGTTGACAAATCATTCGATCTACTTTCTCTTCTCCCCAAGGTTCTAGCAGTGTACAA GGAAGTTATTGGTGAACTTAAGGCAGCTGGTGCCTCTTGGATTCAACTTGATGAGCCTGTGTTGGTGAAGGACCTTGAATCTCACCAATTGCAAGCCTTCACTGCTGCTTACACTGAATTAGAATCAACTTTATCTGGCTTGAACGTTGTTGTTGAGACTTACTTTGCTGATCTTACCGCTGAGGCATACAAGACCCTTGTTTCTTTGAAGGGTGTCTCTGGATTTGGGTTCGATTTGGTTCGTGGAGCCAATACCTTGGATTTGATTAAGGGTGGATTCCCATCAGGCAAATACCTATTTGCTGGGGTGGTCGATGGAAGGAACATTTGGGCCAACGATCTTGCTGCTTCCGTTGCTACACTAGAGAGTCTTGAGAGCATTGTTGGAAAGG ACAAGCTTGTGGTCTCCACTTCCTGCTCACTTCTTCACACTGCTGTTGATCTTGTTAACGAGACTAAGCTTGATGACGAGATCAAGTCATGGCTTGCATTTGCTGCACAGAAGGTTGTAGAAGTTAACGCTTTGGCCAAGGCTTTGGCTGGTGAAAAGGATGAG GCCATCTTCTCTGCCAATGCTGCTGCTCAGGCATCAAGGAAGTCCTCCCCAAGGGTTAACAATGAATCTGTCCAAAAGGCT GCTGCTGGATTGAAGGGCTCAGACCATCGCCGTGCTACAAATGTTAGCGCTAGACTTGATGCCCAGCAAAAGAAGCTTAACCTCCCTATTCTTCCCACCACCACCATTGGATCCTTCCCACAGACCGTGGAGCTTAGGAGGGTGCGCCGTGAATACAAAGCCAAGAA GATTTCCGAGGAAGAGTACGTCAAGGCCATCAAGGAGGAGATTAGCAAGGTTGTCAAGCTACAAGAAGAACTTGACATTGATGTCCTTGTCCACGGAGAACCTGAG AGGAATGACATGGTTGAGTACTTCGGAGAGCAGTTGTCTGGTTTTGCCTTCACTGTGAATGGTTGGGTGCAATCATACGGATCTCGCTGTGTGAAGCCACCAATCATCTATGGTGATGTCAGCCGCCCCAACCCAATGACCGTGTTCTGGTCATCCACTGCTCAGAGTATGACTTCCCGCCCAATGAAGGGTATGCTTACAGGGCCTGTTACCATCCTCAATTGGTCCTTCGTCCGAAATGACCAACCTAG GCACGAGACTTGCTACCAGATTGCTTTGGCCATCAAGGATGAGGTGGAGGATCTTGAGAAGGCTGGTATCAACGTTATCCAGATCGACGAGGCTGCTTTGAGAGAAGGTTTGCCACTAAGGAAGTCTGAGCACAGTTTCTACTTGAAGTGGGCTGTCCACTCCTTCCGTATCACCAATGTCGGAGTCCAAGACACCACCCAG ATCCACACCCACATGTGCTACTCCAACTTCAATGACATCATTCACTCCATCATCGACATGGATGCTGATGTCATCACCATTGAGAACTCCCGATCTGATGAGAAGCTCCTATCAGTGTTCCGTGAGGGTGTTAAGTACGGTGCTGGAATTGGTCCTGGTGTCTATGACATTCACTCTCCTAGAATTCCATCTACCGAGGAAATTGCTGACCGCATCAGGAAAATGCTTGCAGTTTTGGAGTCCAACGTGTTGTGGGTGAACCCTGACTGTGGTCTCAAGACCCGTAAGTATGGTGAGGTTAACCCAGCTCTTGCCAACGTGGTTGCTGCTGCCAAGCAATTGCGTCAAGAGCTTGCCAGTACCAAGTAA